One window of Campylobacter avium LMG 24591 genomic DNA carries:
- a CDS encoding autotransporter outer membrane beta-barrel domain-containing protein, whose amino-acid sequence MQDERKTYQGNLIHHNMLGRIANNLNKPKYAFNTKSKFASLASYYKPYYVNLEEQESDNFYISALAGYSNYKSSSGSEFGLSFGYDKEIEDEFFAGFYASISKSYINTEGMNLDGFNYSLGLYSRVYMPYSLELDVLGYYANNHNKYDRIFAGLSLHQGDYKRHNIGAQARLGYRFEFKNEHSLKPYLGILGSYYHMPSYKENGILPISRSTNTFTSLYGVLGIEYRKILDSGSFFISLEGVNGKAVFGDKNYEMSIGQEKISYENEKELFANVFAGASFSVSKHLDFTASVMPQAYEGGFINVNGGL is encoded by the coding sequence ATGCAAGATGAAAGAAAAACATATCAAGGAAATCTTATACATCACAATATGTTAGGTCGTATAGCAAATAATCTTAATAAACCAAAATACGCCTTTAACACAAAATCTAAATTTGCAAGCTTAGCAAGTTATTATAAACCTTACTATGTAAATTTAGAAGAACAAGAAAGTGATAATTTCTATATCTCTGCCTTAGCAGGATATAGTAATTATAAAAGTAGTTCAGGCTCTGAATTTGGTCTAAGCTTTGGATATGATAAAGAAATAGAAGATGAGTTCTTTGCTGGTTTTTATGCTTCTATAAGTAAGTCTTATATAAACACAGAGGGTATGAATTTAGATGGATTTAACTATAGTTTAGGTTTATACTCAAGAGTTTATATGCCATATTCACTTGAGCTTGATGTATTAGGATACTATGCAAATAATCATAATAAATACGATAGAATTTTTGCTGGTTTAAGTCTTCATCAAGGAGATTATAAAAGACATAATATAGGAGCACAAGCTAGACTTGGATATAGATTTGAATTTAAAAATGAACATAGTTTAAAACCTTATCTTGGTATATTAGGAAGTTATTATCATATGCCTTCTTATAAAGAAAATGGAATACTACCTATAAGCAGAAGCACAAATACTTTTACAAGCTTATATGGTGTTTTAGGTATAGAGTATAGAAAAATACTAGATAGTGGAAGCTTTTTTATATCCTTAGAAGGAGTTAATGGAAAAGCTGTCTTTGGAGATAAGAACTATGAAATGAGCATAGGACAAGAAAAAATATCTTATGAAAATGAAAAAGAATTATTTGCAAATGTATTTGCAGGTGCATCTTTTTCTGTATCAAAACACTTAGATTTTACAGCCTCTGTGATGCCTCAAGCATATGAAGGTGGCTTTATAAATGTGAATGGGGGTCTTTGA